CGCACAGGTATATCGGAGACAGTTTTTTAAAGTATATTTTTGGTATGTTGTGTTACAAGACTTTATCCAAAGTTCAGGTATATATTTTTtgcatgaaaatgttttctattttctaAAGGCGAATTATGACACTAAAATGCTCCCAGAGGACGTTTACTttgcattcagtttttttcagtGAGTTTCTTACTGTCTATTGTACATACAataattgtttgttttatgaaaGATTTTTAGCTTTATTCACTCAGTTTGACTCTAAAGTCGGGAGTAGTGGAGCGAGCTGAGGCGCTCACTTTCcttcctgtttactttttaacaataaagGTTCTTTACTAAAGATCTACAAATTCAGAAGTTCTAGCATCATCACTTCAATGATTTTATACTTGAAGGACTTAAAGGTGTTATGAATACAAGTGAGACAGTTTTAAAGCAATTATATGATTAGAATAAAATATATGGTTGTTAGTGACTATGTTGTTTCTTGGGAGGTTGACACTACAGCTCACGGGTTTTCACTTGACAGCAGCAGTATGTGTGACATTGAAGTCAAAGTCAAGCTTAACTGATATATTTTTAATGTGCGTTTTCAgttctgtgttttcattttagttGAACTTCCACAGTGATCAATGCCAAAGGATTTGTTTTACATTACTGTGAGCTTCTAAACACTCAAACTCCAGGTTACTGCAGACAGTGCCGTCCTCTGTAGAGGACCCGGAGTGCTTTTTTTAAGGTCTGTTTATTTTTAGCCAAAATATATGAATGTTTTACTctgctttgcattttttttgtaatctatTTGTAGTGCTGCACTGTACTGCACTCTTTGTAACAGTTGAACTGTTTGGAAATTTTAGCAAAGCTGATGATTTTAGGCAGCATCCTTTTATTGTTTGggtgtttattttttagatatCCAGATTATCCCTCTGTCTGAGCTCAGTAGTCCCACGTTAAATGCTCTAAAGCATCATCTGAAAAATccatttgtttccttttttagaTGACCCCGGTGGTTTGAAAACAAGACAACTCTTTTTATCAGGCAATATTGTCAGCCTAGCAACgtagattttatttttaggttaacactaaaatatatttaaaatgagtttGTTGTCATCTAggattaaacatatttttacatTAATACATGCAGTCAGTCAGcaaattcatatttttatttcccTTAATTTAACAGTGGAGAATTTGTATGCACCTGTATGTGAAGTCTTTTCGTTTAAGCAGTAGTAGTGAGCAGTCCAAATGACACTAATGGACAAGGCTCTGGATTGCAGCACAGAATGTTAACCgcattttcacttttatttggGCCTACTGAGCATGTAGCAGCACTGACTATTCACTGAGAGCGACACAATGTAGATCTGCGTGTGTACCTGATGTGTTCATTCACACCCAGAATGTATACTGATAGCTTCTAGCCCTGCCAACACATCTGCTGTGCCTTGGAAGAAGAATAAAAGACTATAATGATGACTGGACTTGGCCTCTTGTTCTCTGTTCTAAGTATTAGAAAAACTCATGACCACACATAACAAcgtctagggtttacagagaatggtctgaaagaAATACCAGGAAAGAGTCAGGCTCATCAAACCAGGTCCCTTGTTGTCCAGTTTGGCTGAGAatgtgtgaattgtagcctctgtttcctgttctAGGCTGACAGAATTGACTCCTGGTGTGGTTTTCTGCAGTGGTAGTcaatctgcttcaaggtttggcATGTTGTGTATTCAGACTTGCTcgtctgcataccttggttgcaaCAAAAGCTTGTTTGAGTTCCTGTTGCCTTCCTGTAAGGTTGAAGTAGTCCAACCATTCTCTGACCTCTGAAAGCAATAAGGCATTTGCAACCACAGAAATgacactcactggatattttctgtcCTTCAGGCCATTCTCAGTAAACCTCAGTTGCATACACCAGCATctatgccacattcaaagtcacttaaatcacttttcttctgatgcttagtttgaacttcagcaggtcatatCAGTCAcatctacatgcctaaatgcagtGAGTTGCTTTGGTGTGATTGGCTAATTTCATATGtgcattaacaagcagttggactgatgtacctaataaaatgtCCAGTGAATTTACATCCAAAAGACAGAACACACTGGTGAGGTTAGCAACAATGAAAGTCCTCAGGTCCACTGAAGaggaacaacaaaaaacaaaaacaaaacattaatcagcCTCAAGACCTGAAAGGTTTGATTAAATTCATGCAATAATTTGTCTATTGAAATATGTGCCCCTAAAAATTGGGGCTACACAAATCCCTACATTTATGTTCAACCTATTCAATTCTGAACTTCTTTAACTGTCTCActgaggtggtcagaggagtaAAATTAATGAAATCTGCGTTACTATCCAATTTTTGAAACCAGAAAAAGGGTGAAAAAACCCAACCACTCAGCTTTCATTTTAGAGTTTTTATAAGACATCTTATAAACTGAAATACAGATTCAACTTCATACAAGAGCATTAAGTAGTATTTCCCACATAAACAATTGATTGTGCAAATGCTGTGCTGAGTAAAGAAGCTGGAATTGAGGTTATTTGAGGATCTTGTGGACTCCGATAACCCgtctgagtcactgatcatcaAACGATGACCACCACACAAGTCTTCACCACACTTGAATGGAGgatatacatttttttgttttaatttcctCTGGCATCCAAAACATGACGTTTTGTGCTATAAGAAGCATCAGAAGCTCCTCCAAAAAGGCCACATAAGAGAGGGAgtgcaaaacaccagcaggGCGTGAAGACACTGCAGCTGCTTAGAAAGTAGATAAAGAGTTTTcatctttcaaaaataaaaatatctttaTAAAACTGactaacgaaaaaaaaaaaagttttcaaagGCAGGTCGGTTTATTCTCAGGCAACATGCAGGCAACTTAATTTAGGTGCAGAGGTGCAGTGGTGAGCGTGGCAGTGAGCTGTAAATCTCCTTTTTCAAACCAAAATATTCCCCTTAGGCAACACTCAAAATGTgttggattttaaaaaattaaaagacagAAAGGAACGAGTCACATTCAAACTGGATAGAAACTAATAGCACTTCAATTAAGTCACGCTGATTATTAAGGCTTCCCTTTGCAAGCTGCAAAAACCATCAGTTCATACAAATATGAtgctaaacaaaataaataacctAAAAAAATGCAGAATTGTTCATTAATTACAATGAGCAGGTGGATATGTAAGACTTATTGGATAGTTGAGTCAGCGGCGCGGCAAACTTCTATTTGGCATGTTGGATTGCTGACCTCTGACAGTAACTGCTCAGGTCCTCACTTGGAATTTGCCCGCTTTAGTCACATATTTGACACCTTTAAATGGCTTGTACGTCTCTCCGTACATGTCGAGACGGCTCACTTTAAGAcctgcacagaggaggagagcagTGTAATATAAATCAAGGAAGATAAATAACAGGGCTGAAGGGATCGACGGTTTTAAATTTCAAACTTGACTGAAGTCATGCTTTGATAGATTACCTGATATGGCCAGCTGCTGGATCTTTAGGTCAATATTGAGTGAGGGGTTCTCTTCAGGGTTAGGCACTCCTGTCTGCATACTCAGACTGCCTCGCAAGTTGGGAAGCTTCTGGGGGTTAAGCTTACCAATGTCCCAAACCAACAACTAtcaaaagaggaaaaataaatgctttttattcattttagtgTCTCCAAAACATCCACAACTGGACCAGGACAGGACCTTCTCAGGCTTTTGGTGACTGATATTCAGCACACCTGTGTGCAGGTTTGTAGTAAAGCAAAAGGCATCTTAACTGCTCGCTTAGCTCACTCCTGCTGTGTTACTGCTCATGACAGCCTTTGTGGTGGCTGGTTACCTTTGTAGTGAAGTCATAGGTGTAGTTTCCCTGTGAGGCTGTGAGGTTGGCATTAAGCACAGCCTTGGGCATGTGGACAGTGACTTTCAGGTCCTCCACTGTCTTCCCCATAGTTTGCTTGGGTCCAATGGTGATGTCGAGGCGACCGCAAGATCCTGCCTCAAAGAAACTGATGCTCTGCTTCACATACACTGGAATAGCTACAAGACTGAGGaaggacataaaaaaaaaaaaccaatggCTACAATAAACCTGAATGATTGGTGGTGTGAATGTTCTTATTTAAGTCAATTAAATCTGAATTATTTCATCTCCAAGTGAGAAATGATGCCCACGCTTACTTTTGAGAGCTGATGTGATAGGTCATGAGCGTGAAGTTTCCATCCGGTGGGATGAACGACAGGACACGCTCCGACTCCCAGCGCCTGAACCGCACGCATGGGTGGAAACTCACGTCATCAAGAAGCCGAGGATTCTGTCATCAACAGCAAGAagtgttaaaaaagcaaagcacTGACGGTTAGGCATAAAAGACTGAGAGGAAGTTACCCCACCATAAAGGACATCGTCAGGTCAGGCATCCCACTGAGTTTCACACAGGCTTCAATTACACCCTGGATCTCTGCAGATACTGTCGTACCTGGAAAAGGAGGAGCGATAAATCTCACCTATGAAACCTTACATGAAGAAAAGGGACTTCAAAATATCCAGCAATATAATATGTGCTGATCAAATACAAATAAGTGTCAGTTTGTACCGGATTTGTCCACAATGGCGTCTATCTCTTCTGTCACATCAAAATACGCCTCATTATTGGTGTATTTGACACCAGCCCGCCTCCATGGGATGTTTGACAGCTGACCTTGTGGCAATGTTTCTCCAACATTACTACctcctgaaaaagaaacaaaaccaagGTGAAGCCACAAATGTACACATTAACACTGCAGAGTTTACTTGTACTTTAGTTTAGAGGTTGGTAAACACTCCAAAGTCAGGGTGACCTCCAGTTACCTGTTAGCGTGTTGACGACTGATCGCAGGATGTTGGGAGGCCTGATCATCTCCTTGAGGACGTTGGACTCTGTTGCTAGTGGAAATCCATTGTCCAGCATCTCCTCCAACAGCTCATAAACTATCACCACGTTGTCACTGATCACACTTTCGGAGCACTCTCCAAAGTAGTCCTGTCAACAAAGCTGCCCGTTACACCAAAGCCAAAAGTTTATGTAGATGTTTTTCAAGCACTTATACACAAGCAAGCCATCTGGGGCCCATCAGAGATGTATCCGTATGGATGTTCATATTAGACGATGCCACTGTTCTCCGCATCATCTACAGCACAAGGACCAGGACCAAGGCCATAAAAAGTCAACCAATCGGACCACTCTCTCCATGACCAATAGGATCATGATCATCTTTCAGCAGGATAGAAGTGGTATGCATGGTATAAGTGGTAACATGTGTAACAACACAATATTTCACAACTTTTGCTGTTTCACAAAGTCCTTTATCGTTTTGTGTAAGCAAAATCTATCAACATTGAGAATCTTATGTAAACAACTTTGCTGGATGGGTTGGATTCAACACTTCAAGAGCAGGAATTTGGTGAAACTGATAAGTTGTTAAGTGTGCATGAAGGTTATAgtgtgaaaatctggaaaaTGTGGTGATAAATCAACAAACAACCTCGATCTTTAACACAGGATGGATGAAGTCCCATTAAGTGCTCGCTCGGTACAAGCTTCACTTAAATCTGACCAATACTGATGGAGTAGTAACGATTCTTATGGTTGGTGGACAGAGGGGCAAATGTACAAGCCCCATGACTCCTTAGGCTGGATGagccaaaaatgtaattattatatttttatatacctCCTTTAATTTTTACAGCAGGTACATTTTATCTTACTCAATACTTGCATCCATGGATCATTCCTGTGCATTACTTTATTGTAATAGAAATACaatggttttttctttttaattatataattatatatatgggatgagttcctgccccaagtggaggagttcaagtatctcggggtcttgttcgcgagtgatgggagaagggagctggagatcgacagacggattggggctgcggctgcagtaatgcggacgctgcaccggtcagtcgtggtgaagagggagctgagtgtaaaagcgaagctctcaatttaccggtcgatctacgtccctaccctcacctatggccacgagctgtgggtagtgaccgaaagaacgagatcgcggatacaagcggcggaaatgagcttcctccgaagggtggctggcctctcccttagagatagggtgagaagttcggccatccgggaggggcttagagtagagcagctgctgctccacatcgaaaggagccagctgaggtggttcgggcatctggcaaggatgccccctgggcgcctcctgggcgaggtgttccaggcatgtcccaccgggaggaggccccggggcagacccaggacacgctggagagattatatctctcggctggcctgggaacgccttggtattcccccggacaagctggaggaggtggctggggagagggaggtctggacctctttgcttaggctgctacccccgcgacccgacctcggataagcggatgaagatggatggatggattatatatatttttttattttttaggaaGATTGTTTTCTGATGCATTTCTCGTGGCTTCATGGTGTAGAGTTAACACATTATGTCAGCTCCCTGGTTTGAGACCTGAATAAGACAGGAACACCTGGAAGGGTTGTGTCGGGAAGGGCATCCGGTATAAAAATCTACCAAAACAAATATGCGGCTCCACCTGCAGTGGCGAACCTTCATGAATAAGGGAACAGTGGAAAGCTTTCTAGGATGCACTGGTGGAAAGATTACTTTGTTAACATGATACAAAAGACACAATAAtgaacaagataaaaaaataaaaaataaaataaaataaataaataaaatgagtaTTGGCCTCTGTTGCCATCATGTCCATATAACACACCAGAAACCTTTTCTGTAAAAAGGATCATTTTATATTCTTACTTCCTTAACATGAATATTTTCTCCAAGACTTgcctacacacactcacacactcttctCTGATGTTGTAATGTTGTACTCTAACCTGGTTACTCTCTGGAAATGTGTCCCTCGATCATTTGTGTGTAGATTTACTTCCTTGGTCACAAAGAGTAGGTAACTAAACACTTGATTTCTAATTTATAGGGAGTGCGAAATGGTGAGACACATTTGTTCCCCGGGTTTGACCGTAACACAAAGTGTCACTACAGGCTTTGTGTAGTTTTAACGGGCTGCTTAGGTTGCCTTAGAGCAGGCAATGCCTTAAAAGCCTCAagtcatggaaaaaaaaaaataactccccgtGTAGATTAACAACCACAGTTTGACTAGAAGACTGCTTTAAGATGTTTCATGCAcatgtgtggctttttttttttcttgattacTGCACTTGTATTGAAGGTGAGTGTGCACCTGTCAAATCCTAAAATTGAAGCTTCTTGTGCAGCGCCACACTCCTCTCCACACTCCTGCTACAAATGGATCCCTTCCTCAGAGTCCTGTTCTGATGCACACTGGTGAAACGCAGTGGATTTCCTCCACTGTGTCAGAAACGGTGATACAGGTCAATGGAAGGAAGTGACACGGTTCAGATCAAATGTTCACAGAACTTCTGATGTCACTCTTGTAGGCACTTCCCCACAAGACCAATACTTTGTCTCTGGGTTATAACTGGAGACCGAATGGGGCGTCCGTTCAGAAGCGTATGAGAGAAGAAGGCAGAAACTTCTTTTGTTATGCTCAGTTAATAACTACCATATTTGAATCATCTAAGGTTTCCCATTTGTATAGGCCCAGGCACTGACATTCTTACTTGCACATGATACACGGTTTATGCGTTTTAATAGCTGGTTAAAACAACTCTGAACGATTTTCCAAAATCTCACATAGGAAAGTAAAAATGACACCTTCCTCCTTAACTGTACAATCTCTTTTGTTTCCTTAACTGCATTCTTCCAGACCATCAGCTAAGGGGAAGTGAAATCTGATCACTTGACGTGAACCACAATCTGTCTTACTTCTTCTAGACACAATCAAAGACTTGAAGAACACAGCGCTCAAACCACACCTGAAAtgtgtccgccactctgtgCAGGAATTCGATGACAAACAGTGGAGGGACCTCAGTCTGGAtgacagagaggaagaagagttTTCCCCTGTATATGGAGATGAGATAGTGGTGTGGGGTCTGGAGGACAGGGGGCACATTCTCTGGATCCACTGCTTTCTCCCTTGCCTCGAAGAAGTAATCGCACACACTTCGGCTGATGACACTCTTCCAGTGTTTCTCCAGGAAGATGTCTCCCAAGTGATTAATGACGAACAGGCTGTGGATCATCTCAGCTGCAACAATGAagtgattgttgttgttgttgttgttgttgttattgttggttGTGCTCAGTTATTAACTAAGAGTGACAGGCAAGGATAAAATCAgcagattttaaaataaataaatcctgaCAGTTACCCGACATTGCGCAAATCAAAACAAAGCGATGTCACTTTTTAACATGTACCTTCCTACAGTCAACCTCTCAAACTAACTTTAACCTCAGGTATAAGAGTCACATTGCAATTAACCTTAAATGTGATCAATAAACCTGACAGTGAGAGACGTAACAGCCGCATGGCAGCTCTAAATATATTTGATAGCCTTAAAACAATCACaaatcataaaaaaagaaaaagttttacCTGCTGACTCCACTCCTCTGTGCCAAGATTATTACTTTTGAGCCAGTATGGCTGCACAACTCCCCGAGCAGCTCAGGAGACGCCTGCAGATCTACCAACACGTAAACGCAACGACGCCggtacaaaaagaaaacaaatcagaAGGTCAAAGcctacatattattaaaaacattatCCTGGGTGGTTTAAATACCAAAGCAACCTCGGCGTTAACTCGAGCCGCACTTTGATAACAAAGTTTCGGGCTTTTTCATCAGGCTATATTTACGGACAGCTATAACCCGGCGCCGTGTGGAGGGACCGGGGCTTGTTTCccctcagttttgtttgttttttaaatttagactTAGCACAAATTTACAAACTCTCAATGGGAGATAAAATTGGTGCAATAACATCGAAAAAAGCCCcccaacccccccaccccaccccccaaaaataggaaaagaaaacaaaagaacagttacaatataaatatgtgAAGGCCATTCTTATgacatttcactttttttttctaacaacaTTTTTCCATACATGAGCCTTACTTTTTACATACATAGGGCACATTCATTAAAAGGATAGAAACTGGGTCACATTTTCACATATCAAAGCAGCATCTTCACATGAGTCTTTCAACAGTTCTAAAAGTGACTTTAATTCAATCTTCAACCCATTTAGGGAAGGTTTTTTGTTTCGCCATTTACACTTATGGATATGGTATTTGCCCATAATTATTACAATGTTacaaaggcaaggcaaggcaaggcaaatttatttgtatag
This is a stretch of genomic DNA from Maylandia zebra isolate NMK-2024a linkage group LG13, Mzebra_GT3a, whole genome shotgun sequence. It encodes these proteins:
- the ap3m1 gene encoding AP-3 complex subunit mu-1 — encoded protein: MIHSLFVINHLGDIFLEKHWKSVISRSVCDYFFEAREKAVDPENVPPVLQTPHHYLISIYRGKLFFLSVIQTEVPPLFVIEFLHRVADTFQDYFGECSESVISDNVVIVYELLEEMLDNGFPLATESNVLKEMIRPPNILRSVVNTLTGGSNVGETLPQGQLSNIPWRRAGVKYTNNEAYFDVTEEIDAIVDKSGTTVSAEIQGVIEACVKLSGMPDLTMSFMNPRLLDDVSFHPCVRFRRWESERVLSFIPPDGNFTLMTYHISSQNLVAIPVYVKQSISFFEAGSCGRLDITIGPKQTMGKTVEDLKVTVHMPKAVLNANLTASQGNYTYDFTTKLLVWDIGKLNPQKLPNLRGSLSMQTGVPNPEENPSLNIDLKIQQLAISGLKVSRLDMYGETYKPFKGVKYVTKAGKFQVRT